Proteins from one Triticum urartu cultivar G1812 unplaced genomic scaffold, Tu2.1 TuUngrouped_contig_6345, whole genome shotgun sequence genomic window:
- the LOC125530476 gene encoding mannose/glucose-specific lectin-like, translated as MAGAVKIGSWGLPSGKLCDINSYSSPQRLISITVYSNETPGGCIVGFSFTYVDQTGGAINVGTWGNTWGGVKTIYMNQGEHVNDVSGTSNSRGVTSLKIVTNQGDRGTYGCPAGDAFSVPLRQGKNEVVAFFGHSDDTLKSLGVYVPGAKECPVKIGPWGGHLGSSRDLYASNMPVQLQSIAVRSSERSGGRVFGFSYNYLDKAGQRISVGPWGSRTKGQQRNIAMNEDNYVTFISGTYDDYGVTSLKFESTQDDYGPFGCPVGTAFSVPVRDTGAIVGFFGRSSADGLVGFGAYVVPLDD; from the exons ATGGCG GGCGCAGTGAAGATTGGTTCATGGGGTCTACCCAGCGGAAAACTTTGCGACATCAACAGCTACAGCAGCCCCCAACGCCTCATCAGCATCACCGTGTATAGCAACGAAACCCCTGGAGGCTGCATCGTTGGCTTCTCCTTCACCTACGTGGACCAGACCGGAGGGGCCATCAACGTCGGCACATGGGGCAACACCTGGGGAGGCGTCAAAACG atTTATATGAACCAGGGGGAGCATGTGAACGATGTGAGCGGCACCTCCAACAGCAGAGGGGTGACCTCGCTCAAGATAGTCACCAACCAGGGGGACCGCGGCACGTACGGGTGTCCGGCGGGCGACGCATTCAGCGTGCCGCTGCGGCAGGGCAAGAACGAGGTGGTGGCCTTCTTCGGCCACTCCGACGACACCCTCAAGTCCCTGGGCGTCTACGTGCCGGGGGCCAAGGAGTGCCCCGTCAAGATTGGCCCCTGGGGCGGCCACCTCGGCTCCTCCAGGGACCTCTACGCCAGCAACATGCCGGTGCAGCTGCAGAGCATCGCCGTCCGCAGCAGCGAGAGGTCCGGCGGCCGCGTCTTCGGCTTCTCCTACAACTACTTGGACAAGGCCGGCCAGCGCATCAGCGTTGGCCCCTGGGGCTCCAGGACCAAAGGCCAGCAGCGCAACATCGCCATGAACGAGGACAACTACGTCACCTTCATCAGCGGCACCTACGATGACTACGGCGTCACCTCGCTCAAGTTCGAGTCCACCCAAGACGACTACGGCCCCTTCGGGTGCCCGGTGGGCACCGCCTTCAGCGTGCCTGTGCGGGATACCGGGGCCATCGTCGGCTTCTTCGGCCGCTCCAGCGCCGACGGCCTCGTCGGCTTCGGTGCCTATGTCGTGCCGCTGGATGACTAG